A stretch of DNA from Aspergillus flavus chromosome 3, complete sequence:
ATTCCACCGACGTCCGGCGATACATCGTTCATCCATCGGGATAGTTTATTTCTTGTCCAAATCTTCTCCTATAAGTTTCCTGGCTTCAACAACACAGATGGCCGTGATCAAGGACTCAAGAAAGTTACCAACGTTGCAGACAGTATCAAACAAGCTAAACCTAGTGGCCAGTGGCACGCCTATCAGAACTATATTGATCCCTACCTTGATGATTTTGGACAGGCGTACTATGGCGTAAATTTAGAACATTTGAAGTCGCTGAAGGCCGTTGCAGATCCGGATTCAGTGTTCGATTTTCCGCAGGGGCTAGGGCATGCATGATAAGAGTCAATTATACTCAGCCACTGTATAGTGAAACACAGCagttttctttcccctttctgCATAATGGTATCAGACAGTGTAAAATGTTATTTAATGTGTATTTCTATCGCCTGACTAAATTTCCGGTACGATTTGCGTCCAGCAATGCACATCTGCACAACACTAAGAAGGAGCAATTGATATTTTGATACGCATATTCTGGGCTACATATCCATTGCCTGTATACCTCTTCCGCGCAAAGAGGTAAATGTTATACACTAGTATAATACGAAATTGTCTGTGATGCTTTTACGAGCAGGGGCGCTAATTCCCTTGCAAATATCACAGTATTCGGCGAATAGTACTAGTCAATCAGTCAAAAGTTTTATCCAACTGTTAGAGCCCAAGCATCTAACGTCTACCTATTTAGGCGCCCCGCGGCTGAGGCAGTATTTATGTCGGAAAAGCCGATAACTCTCAAACGCATAAATAGGAGAAACACTCTTTTTGAAAAGCCTTAACACACATCTGAAAAGTGTTGAATACGTTTAAATGTACCTAGGTGACACCCTTAGCCACTAATCTGGGGCCTTCACCCATTGCTCCTCCTAGGCTAGTCTATCTATCGGGACCTGCGTACTCAGTTTGGCTTTTCGGGGTTACTCCAGGAGCTATGTTTTGTAAATACTCTCATCGATGTAGCAGATCGTCTGCGGGATTGACAAAGTAGTATCACAATCCTTCAGATTCAGCTCCTGCCTACCTGTATTGAGCTGAGTCTCGGGTAGTCATGTCGGCATGCCATTCAGCGAAAGGTAATAGATTAGGTTCGACTCGTTATCGATCAGGGACTTAACGCCGGATAACCCTCGAACTCCTCTGCCATGGCACAAGTGGATCCACTGTTCTGAAACCATCAGGCCAGGGCTCTCGCCACTCGGGAAATGGCATCCTATTGTAGTAACAGAGTGGAACTTGCTCGATTCGGATGACTAATTTCATATGAGTTCTAGTTCCTTTAACACGGAGCCGTTATCTCAAAAATAAACGGGGCTGTGCCAACATGGAAACTGactttttgttctttaaGTTCTGACTAGAAGCGTAACTCGTTCTAGAATGGGCTACTAGTATACTTCGCGGTTTTGAACTTGCAAGTAAGGGCTAGTAAACCGATCATTATCCTTCCCACGATGAACAGGATCCTGAGATTTCGATGTTTTCTCCAAACCATAACAGTACAGATCTCGCTAGACTGTGAATGGGTCTTCTCCACTGGCAATTCTTGAGCCAAATAGGATATTGAGATAGTATTACATGACTTTGGTAAGCTCTGTTGCACCTATCGCTGAAATTCGGTGGTTTCATGCCAAGGCTGCTCCAGATAACGGCAACACGATCCAACATCTATTATCTTGACCTACCAAGCATTAAGAAATCTACGCCCCAGGGCAGCATAAATCAACCCAGCTAACAGTACAATTGAAACACAAAGCAGTTCCTTTACAGGGACTTCTATCTGTGGCAGCCGGGCCCATATCACTGATCAGGCACGATGCTAAACCTTCATGATATCGAACGTTTTCGTACCTGAAACACGAACTCTCCGTAAAACACACCATAACTGATGTTTGTTCTTCTATAGCACTGCCCTTCTGTGGGGTTTTGGTGCCCTGCCAAGCACGAGCTATACTCGTCTTCGAAGGTGGAGGATCCACAAAATTTCTTGGCTTCAAGAAAATAAGCCTCGCCAGGCAGACATATTCTGCTCATAAGGCGGAATCTGCGCGGATGTCCGTTAGCagatctttttctttctttccctgtGAGCGCACTGGCCACACTTTCAGTCAATCGCCTTACGATACTCTCCATCACACCTGTTCATGGACACAAAATTCATGAACGCTTTGCAGATGTCTGACCCTCTAGTTGATCCTTTCGGCCAGGAACGGTCGTTCTTGACAGGAGTTGAGATTTTTGCTGACTCATTATGCTATTAGTTTATTTCGTATTATATTCAGGGGGCGTGGATGTTTACCTGATTATTAGTCCTGAAAGGCGATGATGGAACATCTCGCCTCAAGGCTCGCTAGGATCAGTAGTATTTTCATGGTTTCTTGATTACATACTCTGCATATGCATTATGTTTTTCTATGGTCTGTGTAAGTCCAAGCCTAGTATATCGTGTAATCAAGAAGTGTATGTGTACATAATCCCAGTAAGAAAGGTCACTTCTCCCAAACCAACCACACTATGATAACAATCCATGCAACCCCCACCACTAAAGTCATAATCCAAGCGCCCGCTCGATCCCCGGCTTTAATCTTGCGTGGCTCTTCAGGCTTCCTCGACTTGCCTCCAGTCCCTGCATCAGGGTCACTCTTGCTCTCACCTCCAGTTGTGGAAGTTACAGGCTGCTCATCCGACTGAAGCATAAGATTTGCCGTAAAAATGCTCAGGGAACTCATCTGGGTCTCCAGACCGTTTCTCCCATCCCACTTATCCTCGTACCATCGGACCCCACATGCGGTCCCATCCTCACCTCCGGAACACTGCCTCGCTGCGGCTTCCGCCGACCCTTGAAGTCGGGGGATAATCCGCTCCGCGGTGGAGGGAACTAGCGTGGCTGTGTAGGCCATCCATATGGACAGGAACCCTTTGAAACACATCTGATTCCTGTCACAAGTCTCAATTGTCTCGCATGATACCTCGGACAAGACCGTACCGTTGTTGTACATcggggggaagaaaagtcGGAGGGAGGCGTTGAGTAGTCCGTCGACAGCGTCGAGCCATTTCTGGTCTCCGTTTGTCTGCGACCTTGGATTAGGGTGGCTCTCATCTCATCTTATCTTGAAGCAGGAACCACTTACCAGATTGTACATATAGGCCGCCCCACTGAGCAACGTTCCGTAGTTGTATGTCCACTGCTCGTTCCCGTTGGTCGTACAGTCATTAGTCACAGATGTTGTATCGGCCACATTCCATGTCTTTGTGTCCAGCAGTGGGCTACTAGCGATCCAGTCCCAGATCTTTGTTGCCCAGTCTGCATACTTTTGGTCCCCTGTGTACCGAGCCAAACGGGCAGCTATCTGAAACAATCCGCCATTTGAAATCGTGTTCTTGAGGTCATAGCCGGGCAGCCATGAGTGTATCTGCCACCGCAGACCACCGTGGCAGGTCTGCATTTCCCAACGCGGGATTTGGTTGTTGAAGACACCTTGCACAAGGGACAGCCACGATGGTCCATCGGAGACATCAGGATATCTACTCTCCGCACAGGTCATAGCAGCGAGACCCCAGAACATCTGGTCATCGTTACCCTGTTATATCGACATGAGATCGTTAGCGTTCGATCAGTTTATCCAGGGGATTGAGGGACGGAAGAGCCACGAACCAGGTAAGCAGAGCTATTGGCAGGAAGATAGTCATGGTCATCACCAGACTGCCATTGAAGTCCTTGTGTTGTAAGGTCATTGTAGGAGGAATCACCGCTAACACGCCAGTATTGCACCAGTGTCATAAACATTGCGCCCGCTTCCCACCACGTTCCGTCCAGAGTTCCCGGGGTTTGGCCAGGTTCGTTGCCATGATAATATTTCAGCATTCCGCGGGCTGCGGTGCTCGCTGCATCTTTCAAGGATTCTATCTCTTCTGTATGAGCGGGATAATTGAGTGATAGGGGTATACTAGGTGCAAGGTCACTCACCGCTATCATTGACATCTAGTGGGATGGCTGCGGTCGGTGTGCAAAACAACACCAACCACAACGAAAGAAATCGCGCAAAAAGCTGGAAAAGTATCATAATGCGGGTATGGTGAATAGATTGGAATGTACAGACCACCCGAATTAACGTTTTTGGGATATAAGATAGTAGAGGGTTAGAAGAATAGGGGAACTCTGAtacgaagaaaaaggaacaaccACCAAGCGTGTGTTCCGTGACTAGGAGGGTTGCTCCTATTTCCTGATAGACGGGGTTTGCAAGTTTCTACTGGGGCACTGGGATTCCGCCAGTCTCCACCACTCATAAAAGCTCCTACGGTGTGCTGTGCATGACACGCGAGAATGGTCATGTTACGTACATATAAGGCAAAATCCTGCATACAGTACGCTTTTTGGTTCTAGGCCTGAATGTTACGGTTCCCATTTCCTATACATCCTATGCACCCAATAGCTCCGTGCAGAATTCCTTTGTTTGAAAAAAAGCCTTGTAAAAAAGCAGGGGGAAGCGACGTGCTGCAACACGAAAGTCCAGGGTTCGAGTGGAACACGCTATCCGCCTGGTGGTCCATCTGGGCAAGGGTCCATTGAAACTAAAACCCCTCGCTACTTGGGCAAAATGAAGGGAAACCACCTACCTTGGTTTGGTAGTAGACATAGCCACAATAGGGGATGGCCCTCTAAGCATGAGATATCGTATAGTAAAGGATATATCAACATGGGCACGAGGGATGTTTATGCTACACAGAATACTTCCGTGCAATTAGGCAGGCTTTAGTCTTCGCCAAAGGCCGTGTGTTATCATGCTGCTCGCACTTTTCTAACTGCTGACCATCGTTTGATGGAAGGCCGTGAGTATCAGGCGTGACAGAGGTTCTATGTGGATATGTCTCAGTTCTATGAAGTCCAGAACCGTAGTAAAGAATGGGAATCCACAAACTGAGCACTGCACGAATAAAATACGAGAAGGCGCATGCTGGTAGGTTACATCGAAGCATGGAAGGATTTGCCCGGCAAGTCAAGACGGACGCTTACCGACATCTGTTTCCACAGGCCACTGGACGTACACTGATGCTTCATGGGCATTTTCTCCCATCATCGTTATGGCGATGCTAAAAAGTATGTCTTATGATCTCCGTAGCTGGGAGTTATTATAGTGGGAGTAAATTCCAGAAGTTATTGCCCAGTCGTACTATGTCCGGTCCTGGTATCTGCAATAGCCATTTATGTGGAACATATCGGACAGCGTAACACTGCCTCTACGACTAGCGTAGGAACCCAGCGAGTAGTGGTCAGCCAGTCGGGCATTGAGGGGTCATGTAGCGAAGTATGATTGCACAAGGGCTTCCACACAGCCCTATGGTGCTCCGGGTAGGTCTTCGATGAAGTCGCATCAGATATAGGGGTGATGCAGAAGTCAGGTTTCGTAAGATTAATGTGATCTGATATCGTGATGCTTACAAGTTACTATCTTCTATCATTTGAAAGCTATTCGTGATGTATCTGGcaaacagaagaagaaagatttgTCTAGCCCTTGTCGCCGCCTTTTTCGTTCTTCAGATTTTTCATTTACGCTCGCTCCTATCTGGACGTCCTGCAAGTAAGGTTCACAACCTGAAGTACTTCACAGTATGCGAGCCATATGCTCCCGAAAATTCAGCAAGGTTTCTGATCTAACCCGCCATTCCATTGACACAGTGGGAAACACCAGACTTCGCATACTTCAACAACCAGTTCATACTACACCTCGCCGCGGCCGTCCATAACCCCCTTCCCTCCCGCAAGCTTCTTTCCCCAGGCATCACCTGTCCGGCCATACGCGGAGTACAAGAGGCAACGGTGATTCCCGTCACTGACGTTTTCGACGAGCATGGTCTTCAGTCATTGGGCTATGAGACAGACCTAGAACGGTGGTCAGACCCTGCCGCCAAAGCCGCTGCCACTAAACGTGTGGACTACTATACCAATATCGTGGAAGGGCCAAGCCAAATCATCGAAGCCAAAGCGCGTACTGAATCCTACTGGCAGTGGAGCGCCGTTCGGTTTGTTCTCGAAGGCTTTGTCCTCCCCTGGACACCGAATCGATGGCGCTCTGCAGCCCGTCGCTTTCAGCTTACCCGCCCACTACAGCAGTGCGTCGACAGTGTCCTCCCTGACCTCGTTCCCCACGCTATAGCGATGCATTTGCGGATGTGGCCGTCCGATTTATCTTTTGGTCAACACGATGCTTGCTACCGCGGCCAGGTCCCTGTCCTTAAGCATATCTTTTCCAAATGTGATTGGACGGGATCATATTTGTACAACAACGTTCTACGTGTCCAAAAAAGCGATACGCAGCCCGTCATCATCGCGACCGACGACAAGGAACATCCAGCCATAGTTGATCTTGTCCGCCGCCTTGGCCACCGAGCTTATTTCATGGAAATGACAGCAGCATGCACAGCCGCTATCCAAGACGCTCATCCTTCTAACGAGACACAATGGCGTTCGGCCACATACTGGCCTATCGTCGAAGCGGCTGTTATGGTCCGGACAGAGTCATTTATCGGTTCCTTCTGGTCGACCTTCTCCCAGCTGATTGCTATTCGCCGCCATAGGATACATCGAACATTCTTTGTCCAGAATCGTCTACAGGAGTTTGTCTGGGACAATCGGTGgattataatactagtatttgCTGGGACATTGGGTTCGATTATAGTTAGAACTTCGCGTCGGTCTAGGTGATTTTATTcggtgtatatatattattttgaTGTGACAACGAGTTGAACCTCTCAACGTGCGCTCGTCAGTTTTATCGGCCGGCAATATTCCATACTCGAATTTCTGTCTATACTTCTTTCCCTATACGGGGCGAATATTCTTCAATAGCCTAGGGCTTTCTCCATCTGAGCCTCGTCGCGCAAAAAAAGGTGTCACCATGTCCAGTACCCCTGTGAGCGCCTTGGGATGTATGTATACAAGAATTCCTACATAGCCGCTGTCTGAGCTTCGCAACGAATTCGATTGCGCCATTCTATCAATCCAACGCACAAGCTATTCTTCAAAGTCAATATATTCCAGCGGGTGCTACATTTCTGTCGCCCACGCTACGTGCTACCGGTTCTCGTGCCCAGTCACTGCCCTAATTACCTTGCAGGTGTTATTCCCTGAGGGTCACAAAACCCTCACAACTTGATACTGGGCGCCGCCAAAGTCCATGCACCAACGTGCCGGTGGTATTATCttgaaaagatatttttCGTGATGCACGCCCAGCTCACTTAGGACTAATGAATAATCCCCAACTGTGGGAGCCCCCGTCGGAAGCCTGCCGAATCGGCAGTGCCGACAGACTATGGGTTCTTCGTATGCAATGGGGAAAATCAAAAGTACTTTCATATGAACCTGCTGCAACTAGTGGTCCGCATGCTTCATTCTCGCAGCATGACAGGGGGTTGCAGCTATGATGGAGCTTGGTCCttgcttcctcctcttcgtgGCATATCATATTTCCAGTACGCCTTGTTACGATCAAGAATACCACTAGATAAGATTGAGTTAAACTACAGTGTGTGGTATTTGAAATTTGGAACACCTCCCAATAGTGGCCCGTGCGTCGCTGTTACCGCCTGAATCAAAACCAATAACCTGTGATTTGCAAATTTTACACCGGCAGAAACAGCCTATAACGGTAGGCGGTTGTCCGCGGATACGCTATGCTATACCATATTAGGGTGTTCCAAATTTCAATTGCTCCACTGTATGTAGGGCTGGCGTGTTGGTGTCAGGGTATCGTAATGCCAATACGGTACTAAGTTATATTTCGTTACAATATTACAATACATCAGCTGTATTTTCTAATGGATGTATCATTTATGTCTATAGCCACGGTAATTGTCTCATAGCTTAATACATTCTATCTTTTCTGGTCTCATCTGTGACTTTGTCCCAATGAGGGAGGTGCAATCATCTGGCTCAAAGTCTGCCGGCGTCGATATCTTTTCAAATCGGTTACTCTGGGAGTCTCGCAGCAAGGCCGTCAGAGCTATAATACCGAACTATGTCCGTGTACGTAGTCCTAATTTCTTGCTACGAGGGGCTTGGGAGGAGAAGTGTAAAACACATACGCATTTTA
This window harbors:
- a CDS encoding endo mannanase, GH76 family, encoding MILFQLFARFLSLWLVLFCTPTAAIPLDVNDSESLKDAASTAARGMLKYYHGNEPGQTPGTLDGTWWEAGAMFMTLVQYWRVSGDSSYNDLTTQGLQWQSGDDHDYLPANSSAYLGNDDQMFWGLAAMTCAESRYPDVSDGPSWLSLVQGVFNNQIPRWEMQTCHGGLRWQIHSWLPGYDLKNTISNGGLFQIAARLARYTGDQKYADWATKIWDWIASSPLLDTKTWNVADTTSVTNDCTTNGNEQWTYNYGTLLSGAAYMYNLTNGDQKWLDAVDGLLNASLRLFFPPMYNNGTVLSEVSCETIETCDRNQMCFKGFLSIWMAYTATLVPSTAERIIPRLQGSAEAAARQCSGGEDGTACGVRWYEDKWDGRNGLETQMSSLSIFTANLMLQSDEQPVTSTTGGESKSDPDAGTGGKSRKPEEPRKIKAGDRAGAWIMTLVVGVAWIVIIVWLVWEK